A genome region from Sporosarcina sp. ANT_H38 includes the following:
- a CDS encoding glutathione ABC transporter substrate-binding protein: MGILILNGCSTGQSTEGTGQKDSTSNENLIVVMKSDVTNLDPHFIVDITTANVLYEKVYETLIIPDEDMKPQPHLATEWSQLDDITWEFKLREGVKFHDGTPFTADAVKKTFDRLLDPKVGSPQASKLGMIKEVEVKDDYNVVFHLTKPYAPLLSILASNEGSIMNPTMLESTPELLQKEANGTGPFMFEEWKSGQYVKLKANPDYWGTAVKISGVEFRVVPEDTTRLGMIERGEAHIMSQIPVNEIQRIESSDNMKLLRNEGLGVEFVGFNVQKAPVDNLLVRQAISHAIDREAILSGVFNDVGFLGTSTMSSKVFGYSDQLVPYPYDPEKAKELLKEAGYENGLKLTLLTADRAERISLAEVVQSQLKVIGVEVEIRVLEYGSYIDANTNQEGHLFNGSWGNATGDGDYNQYNLFHSNSQGSAGNYQYYSNTEVDRLLDEARGEKDDEKRKEIYAKTQKIELDEAAYVPIRSYENLAVYHSSVKGMKMSPVSYFILSDVEIVE, translated from the coding sequence ATGGGTATTTTAATACTTAATGGATGTTCGACAGGGCAATCAACTGAAGGCACGGGACAGAAAGACTCAACAAGCAACGAGAACTTAATTGTCGTGATGAAATCTGACGTGACTAACTTGGATCCGCATTTCATTGTGGACATTACGACCGCAAATGTTCTTTATGAGAAAGTATATGAAACGCTGATCATTCCAGATGAGGATATGAAGCCTCAACCACATCTAGCAACGGAATGGAGTCAGCTGGATGATATTACTTGGGAATTTAAGCTGCGTGAAGGAGTGAAATTTCATGATGGAACTCCATTTACAGCAGACGCTGTAAAAAAGACTTTCGATCGCCTGTTGGATCCAAAAGTAGGTTCTCCCCAAGCTTCCAAATTGGGGATGATTAAAGAGGTGGAAGTGAAAGACGATTATAATGTCGTTTTTCATCTAACAAAGCCCTATGCTCCGCTGTTATCAATTTTGGCTAGTAATGAAGGAAGTATAATGAATCCAACTATGCTTGAATCTACACCGGAATTGCTTCAAAAGGAAGCAAATGGAACAGGTCCGTTTATGTTTGAAGAATGGAAATCAGGGCAGTACGTGAAATTGAAGGCTAATCCAGATTACTGGGGTACAGCTGTGAAAATTAGTGGAGTAGAGTTCAGAGTAGTGCCTGAAGATACCACGCGTCTTGGAATGATTGAACGGGGCGAGGCGCATATTATGTCACAAATACCTGTTAATGAAATTCAGCGTATTGAATCATCGGATAATATGAAATTATTGAGAAATGAAGGATTAGGTGTGGAGTTTGTAGGTTTCAATGTCCAAAAAGCACCCGTTGATAATCTACTTGTCAGACAAGCGATTAGCCATGCAATTGATCGTGAAGCTATTCTTAGTGGAGTCTTCAACGACGTCGGGTTTTTAGGGACTTCGACAATGAGTTCAAAAGTCTTCGGTTATTCCGATCAATTGGTTCCGTATCCATATGATCCCGAAAAGGCGAAAGAATTACTAAAAGAAGCTGGCTATGAAAATGGGTTGAAATTAACTTTACTAACTGCGGATAGGGCTGAACGCATTAGTTTAGCTGAAGTGGTTCAATCACAATTGAAAGTAATTGGAGTGGAAGTTGAAATTCGTGTTCTCGAATACGGATCATACATCGATGCAAATACAAATCAAGAAGGTCACCTTTTCAACGGAAGTTGGGGAAATGCTACAGGAGATGGTGATTATAACCAATATAATCTATTCCATTCAAACTCCCAAGGATCTGCCGGTAACTACCAGTATTATTCCAATACGGAAGTTGACCGATTATTAGATGAGGCGCGTGGAGAAAAAGATGATGAAAAACGGAAAGAAATTTACGCGAAGACGCAGAAGATAGAACTGGATGAAGCAGCTTATGTGCCAATTCGCAGTTATGAAAACCTTGCAGTCTATCACTCATCTGTAAAAGGGATGAAGATGAGCCCGGTTTCCTATTTCATCCTCTCAGATGTTGAGATTGTTGAATAA
- a CDS encoding S8 family serine peptidase produces MKKKQVNRLFSAFLVLAMVFSMHRPMMTVSANEEVKPFKQNGQSESTMQLKAAIAEQLDLLDGGPKLHKDLQELSGNQEVAVIIHLSEKPVALEKGIDNLKGKTFSASQENQVRKKVQAQQSFVKKELSLKNISIDQGYTFDTVLNGFAAVLNANDLDKLLTIEGVTLVEPDTIVHAFEEPEKSKPIKTTLPLKEVKVDAKMNTSISFLGIEKLWNEGIEGQGIKVAVLDTGIDADHPEFAKIYKGGKNFIPNSSVYTKNRADDDASETSPVERPPNTPEFNDRGSAFYTSHGTHVAGTIAAIGANEYGIKGIAPKVDLYAYRVLGAYGSGSTSGIVKAIDTAVIEKMDVINLSLGGGANTETDSGSFALNNAMMAGTIAVTATGNSGPNRGTMGTPATSRLGIAVGNTTNPETMHNGQVNVTVGTYNLTKQLQLMGTTFGQNVATQLQGQFDVVAVPGNGEAKDYTGVDVKGKVALISRGGIAFVDKIAHAQENGAVATIIHNFAGGTNAPNPSGTFLGDSFAFLPTFDMSQTDGDAIRAALKGGTGTVTFGSFGSTQTAGDEVNDSSSRGPSTPNFDIKPDVSAPGTNIMSTIPMYKADFPDVVYNEAYDRKTGTSMATPHIAGIAALVKQANPTWNAFDVKVALSNTAKILDKAEYDVFAQGAGRVDAYAAAHPNVLAYALDKAVLDGSGSVVDNLKGTVTFGPRPLTENVSVTKQILVKDKKGSGGNYTVSVDVTKSFGDAKVTVDKPTFTLAGEQMLNVTLTASKAAAPKDSEILGYIRINGGGSEVSLPFAADFSTVAAATEIRDMAITETDLSFDGDGVQDSADLTFTLTGDVTTNYIELWDIMDPEGGEYGDGYIGYVHAAGSLGKGSWRLGVLGKYFPWSGAPQTTIPDGLYTIDLTAQAGSTIIGDYVGPIVVKTTKPVITGSVAEKVATGQVTDKYIDYNEELYLYDLDYDLNEKLHASYIATINGVATDAVPFNLAQDGSFTFPVTDDTNSVTVVVKDEAGNVGEALIYQKGEPEAVVTLTVNPTELNLKAGQTGQVLVTETSTPTQGDATNKDVTTEATYVVADEAVASVSNGLVTAVAQGTTTITISHGENVVTVNVTVVDPEVVVPGITLTANKTEIDLQKGKETQLAIKEVTTAADGTIKKKDVTVAAKYKVADSKVASVKNGLITAKNAGTTTITVSYGKNELTINVTVSETVVTLTANKTQIDLETGKESQLVIKEVTTTADGKEKQVNVTNASTYKVEDSNVVSVKNGLITAKNAGSTAITVKYRTHELTVNVTVTEKGVTLTTNKPDITLESGKESQLAIKEVTTAADGTTKQKDVTKVATYDVADGNVASVKSGLVTAKEAGNTTITVKYGKNELTVNVTVTKSVVTLTANKEQLDLEPGKEAQLVIKEVVTGADGKSKQTVVTNLATYKAVDGKVASVSNGLVRAKNAGSTSISVKYGGNELTVNVNVTEPVVTLTTNKTDIALEAGKESQLTIKEVTTAADGKTSERNVTQNATFKVADSKVAAVSNGLVRAKAAGETTITVKYGKNEVTVNVIVTEPTVTLTIDQTLLEMEAGKEAQLTVNEVITSADGKTTEKNVTQNATFKVADGKVAAVSNGLVRAKAAGETTITVKYGKNELTVNVIVTEPVVTLTTNQTQLNLELGKEAQLSIKEVTTAADGTTTERDVTLAATYKVANSKVVSVTNGLVRPKVEGNTTITVKYGKNEVIIDVIVGNTQKTEVIPMTEALPIIEDIPVTEYVPIAI; encoded by the coding sequence GTGAAGAAGAAACAGGTTAATAGGTTATTTAGTGCTTTTTTGGTACTAGCTATGGTCTTCTCGATGCATAGGCCAATGATGACTGTATCGGCTAACGAAGAAGTCAAACCATTTAAACAAAATGGTCAAAGCGAAAGTACTATGCAATTAAAAGCTGCAATCGCTGAACAATTAGATTTGTTGGATGGTGGACCAAAGCTACACAAAGATTTACAGGAGCTATCGGGTAATCAGGAAGTTGCAGTAATCATTCATTTATCGGAAAAACCTGTTGCCCTTGAAAAAGGAATAGACAATTTAAAAGGGAAAACATTCTCCGCCTCACAGGAAAATCAAGTGAGAAAAAAGGTACAAGCACAACAATCATTTGTAAAAAAGGAATTAAGTCTAAAAAATATTTCGATTGATCAGGGATATACATTCGATACTGTGTTAAATGGTTTTGCTGCGGTTTTAAACGCGAATGACCTAGACAAACTTCTTACGATTGAAGGAGTTACGTTAGTGGAACCAGATACAATCGTTCATGCGTTTGAAGAGCCAGAAAAGTCTAAACCAATTAAAACAACGTTGCCTTTGAAAGAAGTTAAAGTAGATGCAAAGATGAATACGAGCATTTCATTCCTAGGAATTGAGAAGCTATGGAATGAGGGAATTGAAGGACAAGGCATTAAAGTTGCAGTACTGGATACGGGAATCGATGCGGATCACCCAGAATTTGCGAAAATTTATAAAGGTGGAAAAAACTTTATTCCGAATTCATCTGTCTATACAAAAAACCGTGCAGATGATGATGCATCGGAAACTTCTCCTGTAGAACGTCCACCAAATACACCAGAATTTAATGATAGAGGTAGTGCGTTCTATACGTCACATGGTACGCATGTAGCGGGGACAATCGCTGCAATCGGTGCCAATGAATACGGTATTAAAGGAATTGCACCAAAAGTGGATCTATATGCGTACCGTGTACTTGGAGCATATGGTAGTGGATCGACTTCTGGAATCGTGAAAGCGATTGACACAGCTGTAATTGAAAAGATGGATGTTATTAACCTATCCCTTGGTGGAGGGGCTAACACTGAAACAGATAGCGGATCTTTCGCTCTTAATAACGCGATGATGGCAGGGACAATTGCTGTAACAGCAACAGGTAATTCTGGTCCTAACCGTGGAACAATGGGTACTCCGGCTACATCTCGTTTAGGAATTGCAGTTGGTAACACAACGAACCCGGAAACAATGCACAACGGACAAGTAAATGTCACAGTTGGAACCTATAATCTGACGAAACAACTGCAATTGATGGGAACTACTTTCGGGCAAAATGTAGCTACACAACTTCAGGGCCAATTTGATGTTGTTGCTGTCCCTGGAAATGGAGAAGCAAAAGATTATACAGGAGTCGATGTAAAAGGCAAGGTTGCACTGATCTCTCGTGGAGGCATTGCGTTTGTTGATAAAATTGCACATGCACAAGAAAATGGTGCAGTAGCAACAATTATCCATAACTTTGCTGGTGGTACAAATGCGCCAAATCCATCCGGCACATTCCTAGGTGATTCATTTGCATTTTTACCGACGTTTGATATGTCTCAAACAGATGGCGATGCAATTCGTGCAGCATTAAAAGGTGGAACGGGAACGGTTACGTTTGGTAGCTTTGGATCCACTCAGACAGCTGGAGACGAAGTAAACGATTCTAGTTCACGTGGTCCATCCACACCGAACTTCGACATCAAACCGGATGTAAGTGCACCTGGTACAAATATCATGTCAACAATTCCAATGTACAAAGCAGATTTTCCAGATGTTGTTTATAACGAAGCCTATGACCGTAAAACCGGCACATCGATGGCGACACCGCATATCGCGGGAATCGCAGCACTTGTTAAACAAGCGAATCCAACTTGGAATGCGTTTGATGTGAAAGTTGCGCTTTCAAATACGGCAAAAATTCTAGATAAAGCGGAGTATGATGTATTCGCTCAAGGTGCTGGTCGAGTAGATGCATATGCTGCAGCTCACCCAAATGTACTTGCGTATGCACTTGATAAAGCAGTACTAGACGGAAGTGGCTCAGTTGTTGATAACTTGAAAGGTACTGTGACATTCGGTCCTCGGCCACTAACTGAAAATGTATCCGTTACAAAACAAATTCTTGTAAAAGATAAAAAGGGTAGTGGTGGGAATTATACTGTATCGGTTGATGTAACCAAGTCATTTGGTGACGCCAAAGTGACTGTTGACAAACCGACATTTACACTTGCTGGAGAGCAAATGTTAAATGTGACTTTGACAGCTTCAAAAGCTGCGGCTCCAAAGGATTCAGAAATTCTAGGGTATATCCGCATTAACGGTGGAGGTTCCGAGGTTTCATTGCCATTTGCGGCTGACTTTAGTACCGTAGCAGCAGCAACAGAAATTAGGGATATGGCTATTACAGAAACAGACCTGTCTTTTGATGGGGACGGCGTGCAAGATTCAGCTGACCTAACATTTACATTGACTGGAGATGTGACAACGAACTATATTGAGCTTTGGGATATCATGGATCCAGAGGGTGGAGAATACGGTGATGGCTACATTGGATATGTACATGCGGCTGGTTCTCTTGGAAAAGGATCGTGGAGACTAGGTGTTCTAGGTAAATATTTCCCATGGAGCGGTGCACCTCAAACAACGATTCCAGATGGTTTATATACAATTGACTTAACAGCACAGGCTGGTTCAACAATTATAGGAGATTACGTTGGGCCAATTGTCGTTAAAACAACAAAACCAGTAATTACAGGTTCAGTTGCTGAAAAAGTGGCTACTGGTCAAGTAACTGATAAGTATATCGACTATAATGAAGAATTATATTTGTATGATTTGGACTATGATTTAAATGAAAAACTGCATGCTTCTTATATTGCGACGATTAATGGTGTAGCAACTGATGCTGTTCCATTCAATCTGGCACAAGATGGTTCATTCACATTCCCGGTTACAGATGACACTAATTCAGTAACTGTTGTAGTGAAAGATGAGGCAGGAAACGTCGGAGAAGCATTAATTTATCAAAAAGGAGAACCTGAAGCAGTCGTAACACTGACTGTTAACCCAACTGAACTTAATTTGAAGGCAGGGCAAACGGGTCAAGTACTTGTTACTGAGACATCAACTCCGACACAAGGGGACGCTACAAACAAAGATGTAACTACTGAAGCAACATACGTTGTAGCTGACGAAGCTGTTGCATCTGTTTCAAACGGATTGGTAACTGCAGTAGCACAGGGAACTACAACGATTACCATTTCTCATGGTGAAAATGTAGTGACTGTAAATGTGACTGTGGTTGATCCAGAAGTTGTAGTACCAGGTATAACGCTGACTGCAAACAAAACAGAAATTGATTTGCAAAAAGGAAAAGAAACACAATTAGCAATTAAAGAAGTAACAACAGCGGCTGACGGAACAATAAAGAAGAAAGACGTAACAGTAGCTGCTAAGTATAAAGTAGCGGATAGCAAAGTCGCTTCTGTAAAGAATGGTTTAATTACAGCTAAAAATGCTGGGACTACAACAATTACCGTTAGTTACGGTAAAAATGAATTAACGATAAATGTAACGGTTTCAGAAACAGTTGTAACACTGACTGCGAACAAAACACAAATCGATTTGGAAACTGGCAAAGAATCGCAATTAGTCATTAAAGAAGTAACAACAACGGCTGATGGAAAAGAAAAACAAGTAAACGTAACAAATGCATCAACGTATAAAGTAGAAGATAGTAACGTAGTTTCTGTAAAGAATGGCTTGATCACAGCTAAAAATGCAGGAAGTACTGCGATTACTGTGAAGTATCGTACACATGAGTTAACAGTAAATGTGACGGTTACGGAAAAAGGAGTAACACTTACTACAAATAAACCAGACATCACGTTGGAGTCTGGAAAAGAATCACAATTGGCAATTAAAGAAGTAACAACAGCAGCTGACGGAACAACTAAACAGAAAGATGTAACAAAAGTTGCAACGTATGATGTAGCGGATGGGAATGTGGCATCCGTGAAGAGTGGTTTAGTAACCGCAAAAGAAGCAGGAAATACAACAATTACCGTTAAATACGGTAAAAATGAATTAACTGTAAATGTGACGGTCACAAAATCAGTTGTGACACTAACGGCAAATAAAGAGCAACTCGATTTGGAGCCTGGCAAAGAAGCACAACTGGTCATTAAAGAAGTCGTAACAGGGGCAGACGGTAAATCAAAACAAACCGTCGTCACAAATCTTGCAACATACAAAGCAGTGGATGGTAAAGTAGCTTCTGTATCGAATGGCTTAGTTAGAGCTAAAAATGCAGGAAGCACATCAATCTCAGTGAAATACGGCGGAAATGAATTAACAGTAAATGTGAATGTGACAGAACCAGTTGTGACATTGACTACAAACAAAACAGACATCGCTTTGGAAGCTGGCAAAGAATCACAATTGACCATTAAAGAAGTAACAACAGCAGCAGATGGCAAAACATCAGAAAGAAATGTAACACAAAACGCAACGTTTAAAGTAGCAGATAGTAAAGTAGCAGCTGTCAGTAATGGTTTAGTAAGAGCAAAAGCAGCAGGAGAAACAACAATCACTGTGAAGTACGGTAAAAATGAAGTAACCGTAAATGTGATTGTGACAGAACCAACAGTGACACTTACAATAGACCAAACGCTACTTGAAATGGAAGCTGGCAAAGAAGCACAACTGACAGTGAATGAAGTAATCACATCAGCAGATGGAAAAACAACAGAAAAAAATGTAACACAAAACGCAACGTTTAAGGTTGCAGATGGTAAAGTAGCAGCTGTCAGTAATGGTTTAGTAAGAGCAAAAGCTGCAGGAGAAACAACAATCACTGTGAAGTACGGCAAAAATGAATTAACCGTAAATGTGATTGTGACAGAACCAGTTGTGACATTGACTACAAACCAAACACAACTCAATTTGGAACTTGGAAAAGAAGCACAACTGAGCATTAAAGAAGTAACAACTGCGGCAGATGGGACAACAACAGAAAGAGATGTTACATTAGCCGCAACGTACAAAGTAGCGAATAGTAAAGTTGTTTCCGTAACAAATGGTCTAGTAAGACCAAAAGTAGAAGGAAATACAACAATTACCGTTAAATACGGTAAGAATGAAGTGATAATAGACGTTATCGTTGGAAACACCCAAAAAACTGAAGTCATTCCAATGACTGAAGCCCTTCCAATCATTGAAGACATTCCAGTCACTGAATACGTTCCAATCGCTATCTAA